The Pirellulimonas nuda genome includes a region encoding these proteins:
- a CDS encoding iron-sulfur cluster assembly scaffold protein: protein MPSEEEFYQEHILDHYEDPFHRGDLPGATHAHEDKNPLCGDLVRVALKISPEGKIEDCWFTGDGCVISQASASMLLEEIQGKTTEELKAFGAPEMLKLYGPRLTPNRQKCCLLSWRALQSAVHSPVE, encoded by the coding sequence ATGCCCTCCGAAGAAGAGTTTTATCAGGAACACATCCTCGACCACTACGAGGACCCCTTCCACCGCGGCGACCTGCCCGGCGCGACCCACGCGCACGAGGACAAGAACCCGCTGTGCGGCGACCTGGTGCGCGTGGCGCTGAAGATCTCTCCCGAGGGGAAGATCGAAGACTGCTGGTTCACCGGCGACGGCTGCGTGATCAGCCAGGCCTCGGCCTCGATGCTGCTCGAGGAGATCCAGGGCAAGACAACCGAAGAGCTCAAGGCCTTCGGCGCACCCGAGATGCTCAAGCTCTACGGCCCCAGGCTCACGCCCAACCGGCAGAAGTGCTGCCTGCTAAGCTGGCGCGCATTGCAGTCGGCGGTCCACTCGCCGGTGGAGTGA
- a CDS encoding cysteine desulfurase: MLPASLRDDFPILQQSVHGDRPLVFLDNAASTQRSRQVMDAVRRLEEHDYANVHRGIHTLSERSTDAYEAAREKVRAFINAESADEIVFTQGTTASINLVARSWGEANLKPGDEILLTLMEHHSNLVPWFQAAERTGAVVRQIPITDDGLLDLSGLDSLLTRRTKLVAVASVSNTLGTINPVAEIIRRAHAVGALVLVDAAQSVPHMATDVRALDVDFLAFSGHKMTGPSGIGVLYGKRSLLEAMPAFLGGGSMIDRVYADRFTPAPIPTRFEAGTPPISGAIGLGAAIDYLQAIGMDAIQQHEHRLVEHAWRRLGEVEGLTRLGPPPEQRAGLVGFTLDRPHAHDIAQLLDEQGVAVRAGHHCTQPLHDRLGISASTRASFYLYNTLEEVDVLVDALAAIRERFRPRGRKRAARVAEK; the protein is encoded by the coding sequence ATGCTCCCCGCATCGCTCCGCGACGACTTCCCCATCCTGCAGCAGTCGGTGCACGGGGACCGCCCGCTGGTGTTCCTGGATAACGCCGCCAGCACGCAGCGCAGCCGCCAAGTGATGGACGCCGTGCGTCGGCTTGAGGAGCACGACTACGCGAATGTCCATCGCGGCATCCACACGCTCAGCGAACGCAGCACCGACGCCTACGAGGCGGCGCGAGAGAAAGTACGGGCCTTCATCAACGCCGAGTCGGCCGACGAGATCGTCTTCACCCAGGGGACGACCGCGTCGATCAACCTAGTGGCGCGTAGCTGGGGAGAGGCCAACCTGAAGCCCGGCGACGAGATCTTGCTGACGCTGATGGAGCACCACTCCAACCTCGTCCCCTGGTTCCAGGCCGCCGAGCGGACCGGCGCCGTGGTCCGGCAGATCCCCATCACCGACGACGGCCTGCTCGACCTCTCGGGCCTCGACTCGCTGCTGACCCGGCGCACCAAGCTGGTCGCCGTGGCGAGCGTCTCGAACACGCTCGGCACCATCAACCCGGTGGCCGAGATCATCCGCCGCGCCCACGCCGTGGGCGCCCTGGTGCTGGTAGACGCCGCCCAGAGCGTGCCGCACATGGCGACCGACGTGCGGGCGCTCGACGTCGATTTCTTGGCGTTCAGCGGCCACAAGATGACGGGCCCGTCGGGCATCGGCGTGCTGTACGGAAAGCGATCGTTGCTCGAGGCGATGCCGGCCTTCTTGGGGGGTGGCAGCATGATCGACCGCGTGTACGCAGACCGCTTCACCCCGGCGCCTATCCCCACACGCTTCGAGGCCGGAACGCCGCCGATCTCGGGCGCCATCGGCCTGGGCGCCGCGATCGACTACCTGCAAGCGATCGGGATGGACGCGATCCAGCAGCACGAGCACCGGCTGGTCGAGCACGCCTGGCGCCGGCTCGGCGAGGTCGAGGGGCTCACGCGGCTTGGCCCGCCGCCGGAGCAGCGTGCGGGGCTGGTGGGCTTCACGCTCGACAGGCCGCACGCGCACGACATCGCCCAACTCTTGGACGAGCAGGGGGTCGCCGTCCGGGCGGGCCACCACTGCACACAGCCGCTGCACGACCGGCTGGGGATCTCGGCCAGCACACGCGCCAGCTTCTACCTCTACAACACGCTGGAAGAGGTCGACGTGCTGGTCGACGCGCTGGCGGCCATCCGCGAACGCTTCCGCCCCCGCGGCCGCAAACGCGCGGCGCGAGTGGCAGAGAAGTGA
- a CDS encoding prenyltransferase/squalene oxidase repeat-containing protein — protein sequence MTRPIARTLSLALLLAGCLAAPAAAGGEDPAEAPLRRAAGFLWSQQQADGSWRSQNYGVMRSGQAFTPFVLHTLLGVPEEVCPRPAGGVDKALAFIRGRVAADGSLGHADPDVVEYPVYSTAYGLLCLLKGGRTPLADGDAELVARMAGFLAEAQFRPENGFGPDHPALGGWGFDAPLAPGEPGHMDLAHTRRALEALAAAGPPAAGPLAERFLARVQHLPDQAGLNPPGFDGGFFFSSVVAAANKGRHAEAPHQAGYRSYATATCDGVLALLAAGAPPEDDRVEAARQWLLGHPRLDYPQGVPTDHPEPWGEAISLYHRAVRAEAYVALGWPRGWQAEMAAQIAAQQRPDGSVVNLTSPLMKEDDPLLGTSLASIALTHALSPRR from the coding sequence ATGACGCGGCCGATCGCCCGAACGCTGTCGCTTGCCCTGCTGCTGGCCGGCTGCCTCGCGGCGCCGGCGGCCGCGGGCGGCGAGGACCCCGCGGAGGCCCCGCTCCGGCGGGCCGCGGGGTTCCTCTGGTCGCAGCAGCAGGCGGACGGGTCGTGGCGTAGCCAGAACTACGGCGTCATGCGGTCGGGCCAGGCCTTCACGCCGTTCGTGCTGCACACGCTGTTGGGCGTCCCCGAGGAGGTCTGCCCGCGTCCCGCCGGCGGGGTCGACAAGGCGCTGGCGTTCATCCGCGGCCGGGTAGCGGCCGACGGGTCGCTGGGGCACGCCGACCCAGACGTGGTTGAGTATCCCGTCTACAGCACCGCCTACGGCCTGTTGTGCCTGTTGAAGGGGGGCAGAACCCCGCTCGCCGATGGGGACGCAGAGCTGGTCGCTCGGATGGCGGGCTTCCTGGCCGAGGCCCAGTTTCGCCCCGAGAACGGCTTCGGGCCCGACCATCCCGCCTTGGGGGGCTGGGGGTTCGACGCCCCGCTGGCGCCCGGCGAGCCGGGGCACATGGACCTGGCCCACACCCGGCGGGCCCTCGAGGCGCTCGCCGCGGCAGGCCCGCCGGCCGCCGGCCCGCTGGCCGAGCGGTTCCTGGCGCGGGTGCAGCACCTGCCTGACCAGGCCGGGCTCAACCCACCGGGGTTCGACGGGGGCTTCTTCTTCTCGAGCGTCGTCGCCGCCGCCAACAAGGGCCGTCACGCCGAGGCGCCCCACCAAGCGGGCTACCGCAGCTACGCCACCGCTACCTGCGACGGCGTGCTGGCGTTGTTGGCGGCGGGGGCGCCGCCGGAGGATGACCGCGTAGAGGCGGCACGGCAGTGGCTGCTGGGCCACCCCCGGCTCGATTACCCCCAGGGTGTCCCTACCGACCACCCCGAGCCCTGGGGAGAGGCGATCTCGCTCTACCACCGAGCCGTGCGGGCCGAGGCCTACGTGGCCCTGGGCTGGCCGAGGGGCTGGCAGGCCGAGATGGCGGCGCAGATCGCCGCACAGCAGCGGCCCGACGGGTCTGTCGTCAATCTGACGAGCCCGCTGATGAAGGAAGACGACCCCTTGTTGGGGACTTCGCTGGCGTCGATTGCCCTCACGCACGCCCTGAGCCCGCGACGATAG
- a CDS encoding 3-hydroxyacyl-ACP dehydratase FabZ family protein, protein MRFCLLDVIERIEGDRRLVAVKNVSYSEEYLQDHFPEFPVLPGVFMLEAATQASAWLLRISSDYAHSVINLKEAKNVKYAGFVTPGNRLRVEVEVIKRDERLVTLKVNGSVDGAPTLSGRLVLEQYNLGDADPEMAEVDARMRLFLQKWEKAIYRRPKVASSAA, encoded by the coding sequence ATGCGTTTTTGTTTGCTAGACGTAATTGAAAGGATCGAGGGCGATCGCCGACTCGTGGCGGTCAAGAACGTCTCTTACAGCGAAGAGTACCTGCAGGACCACTTTCCGGAGTTCCCGGTCCTGCCGGGCGTGTTCATGCTGGAGGCCGCGACCCAGGCTTCGGCCTGGCTGCTGCGGATCTCGAGCGACTACGCCCACAGCGTAATCAACCTGAAAGAAGCAAAAAACGTGAAGTACGCCGGGTTTGTGACGCCCGGCAACCGCCTTCGAGTCGAAGTAGAGGTCATCAAACGCGACGAGCGTCTGGTGACGTTAAAAGTGAACGGTTCGGTCGACGGAGCTCCGACGCTGAGCGGTCGGCTGGTGCTGGAACAATACAATTTGGGAGACGCCGACCCGGAGATGGCCGAAGTAGACGCCCGGATGCGGCTGTTCCTGCAGAAGTGGGAGAAGGCGATCTACCGCAGGCCAAAAGTGGCCTCGAGCGCCGCTTAA
- a CDS encoding acyl carrier protein, with protein sequence MASEEEVFAKVQEALVEALGVEEDEVTPEAKLQADLDAESIDFLDIVFRLEKAFNIKIERGELFPEDILTNTEYVTDGRVNAEGIVKLKQRMPFADLTAFEADPLVQNIGKHLTVGDLCNFVKFKLDQA encoded by the coding sequence ATGGCCTCTGAAGAAGAAGTGTTCGCGAAAGTCCAAGAGGCCCTTGTCGAAGCACTGGGGGTAGAAGAGGACGAGGTCACCCCGGAAGCCAAGCTTCAGGCCGACCTCGACGCCGAAAGCATCGACTTCTTGGACATCGTCTTCCGCCTGGAGAAGGCGTTTAACATCAAGATCGAGCGTGGCGAGCTGTTCCCCGAGGACATCCTCACCAACACCGAGTACGTGACCGATGGCCGCGTGAACGCCGAGGGCATCGTCAAGCTGAAGCAAAGGATGCCCTTCGCCGACCTCACGGCGTTCGAGGCCGACCCGCTGGTGCAGAACATCGGCAAGCACCTGACGGTGGGCGACCTTTGCAACTTTGTGAAGTTCAAGCTCGATCAGGCCTAA
- a CDS encoding hotdog family protein, which translates to MRWFWVDRFTEYVAGDRAVAHKGVTLSDEFIHDHWGGYPVMPNSLIAEGMAQTSGLLVSELYKFQELVVLAKFTKLEFDGLVLPGQTLKYTAQIGATKDIGAQATVTAHVGDHQQAHAEIFFARMHADSAGREEMPEKLFDADDLCHWLHVTGVFRVGVHQDGSRMHPSEYGLPEYTG; encoded by the coding sequence ATGCGTTGGTTCTGGGTCGACCGGTTCACCGAGTACGTCGCGGGAGATCGCGCCGTTGCGCACAAGGGCGTGACGCTGAGCGACGAGTTCATCCACGATCACTGGGGCGGCTACCCGGTGATGCCCAACTCGTTGATCGCCGAAGGGATGGCGCAGACCTCCGGGCTGCTGGTGAGCGAGCTCTACAAGTTCCAAGAGCTGGTGGTGCTGGCCAAGTTCACCAAGCTGGAGTTTGACGGGCTGGTGTTGCCGGGGCAGACGCTCAAGTACACCGCCCAGATCGGGGCCACCAAGGACATCGGCGCCCAGGCCACCGTGACCGCCCACGTGGGCGACCACCAGCAGGCGCACGCAGAGATCTTCTTCGCCAGGATGCACGCCGACAGCGCCGGGCGAGAAGAAATGCCCGAGAAGCTGTTCGACGCAGACGACCTCTGCCACTGGCTCCACGTGACCGGGGTGTTTCGGGTCGGCGTGCACCAGGACGGATCGCGGATGCACCCCTCCGAATACGGGCTTCCCGAGTACACCGGGTAA